Part of the Streptomyces europaeiscabiei genome is shown below.
CTCGCCTGGGCCCTGGGGCGGGAACCGCTGCCCGCGCTCGCCACGCTCGATCTCGAACTCGCCGGTGCGAAGCTGCAGTTGCGACTGCTCGGCGCGTCCCACCAGGTACTCCTTGAGGAGGAGCAGGGCAGCCACTGTTCGGAGACGGTCGCCTGCATCCCGGGGTCCAGCACGCCCCTCCCGCTCGGTGTGGCCAAACGTGTGGGCGACTGGGAGTACGAGTTCGCCGCCCGCGTCGAGGTGCTGTCACCGGGTTCCTTCGCCGGCCGCGCCCAGGAGCTTCTGGCCCTCGTCTCCGACCATCCCCACGGCCTGGCAGGCGTCTTCCCCGGCAGCCCGCACGCCTTCACGGCGATGCTCGCGCAGAGACACGAGGGTCAGGTCCACTGGCGTACGTGGCACGCGTATCCCCAGGACGGGCAACTGGTCGCGACGAGAACGAGGGTTGGGGTCAGGGTGTCGGTGACGCTGTGAGTGGGGGTGCGTCGGGGTGGGCGGGACGAGTGGTGGGGTGGCTGTGACGGGTGGTCGGGTGCGGGCCCGGTGGGGCTGGTCGCGCAGTTCCCCGCGGGCCTGAAAGACCAGGCCCCGCGGGCCTGAAAGACCAGGCCCTGCGTGCCTGAAAGGCCAAGCCCTGCGTGCCTGAAAGGCCAAGCCCTGCGAGCCTGGCAGACGACGGCCCTACGGGCCTGAAAGCACGGGGCGCAGCCCCTGCCTTTCAGGGGCGCGGGGAACTGCGCGACCAGCCCCCACGCACCCGCACCCGCCAACGCACCCGAACCCCCGAGCGATTAGGCACCCGGCGAAGCGTCGCAGACCACCCGTGTGGGTGACCCAGCGGAGCGCGACCGTGACGGTAGCGTGCCAGGAGTGATCGAGCCGCACGCCCCCGCACCCCCCGGCGCCCCTCCCCCCTGGCGCGGCCACGGAGGCCCCGGTGCCCAGGCTTGGTTACCGGTCCGCCCGGGAGTCGGCCGCTTCCTCGTTCTCGCCGGCGTCTTCGTCTGCGCCGCCTGCGGACTCGTGTACGAACTGGAACTCGTCGCCCTCGCCTCGTACTTGATCGGCGACTCCGTCACCCAGGCCTCCGTGGTCCTCTCGGTCATGGTCTTCGCCATGGGGATCGGCTCCCTCGCAGCCAAACGCCTGCGCCCCCGCGCGGCCCTCGGCTTCGGCGCCATCGAGGCCGCCCTCGCCCTCGTCGGTGGCTGCAGCGCCCTGGTGCTGTACGCGGCGTTCGCCTGGACCGGCGACTGGGGCGGCATGTGGGCGAGCGGCTCCCGCTACCTCCTCGTCGCGTTCTCCCTGG
Proteins encoded:
- a CDS encoding DUF2617 family protein; its protein translation is MLTTLNTAYTDTRAADLAWALGREPLPALATLDLELAGAKLQLRLLGASHQVLLEEEQGSHCSETVACIPGSSTPLPLGVAKRVGDWEYEFAARVEVLSPGSFAGRAQELLALVSDHPHGLAGVFPGSPHAFTAMLAQRHEGQVHWRTWHAYPQDGQLVATRTRVGVRVSVTL